Part of the Paenibacillus aurantius genome, GAGTCCACTCAAAGCATTACCATGTCCATTGACACGGCTGCTCCGGTCATCGAGATTAAAGAGCCGATAGGGAAAAGCTACAGCACGTCAGAAGAGCTGGTCGTAAGCATCGCCCTCTCCGATAGCGATTCGGGGATAGACCAAGCCGCGACCCTTGTCCAACTGGACGGTCAAACCGTGTCACCGGATGCCCGGCTTCCTCTCTACACCCTGCCGCTCGGCCAGCATACGCTGTCGGTCACAGCGGTCGATCAAGCGGGCAACAGCCTGACCAAGGAAGTCTCGTTCACAACGGAATCGAACGTCGATTCCCTTCGTAGTCTAGTGGCTGCCTTCACGGCCAAAGGCTGGATCGATAACGCAGGAATCAGCAACAGCCTGACCAGCAAACTGGACCAGGCCGACCCGGCATCCTTCCTGAATGAAATTTCGGCCCAAGCCGGAAAACACATTCAAGAGGAGGCCGCCGGCTACCTGATGCGAGATGCTCAGGCTTTGAAGTAGGGTCAACTTGTGCAATAAACACAAAAGAAGCACCCTCGCTTATCAAGCGAGGGTGCCTCTTTGTGATAGGAACTTTAGGGTTGTATGGCTCAATGAGCTCTACTTCCCTCAACATTCTTCCTCAAATTCAATCACAGAACCTGCTAGAGCGGCCGTTTGCCGCCTCTCCCCTACACCGAGCCAGGCTCCCTGGCGGGTCAACCGCTCCTGCAGCCCTTTGATCTCAATTTCCCGGAATCCTTGACCGCCGCTTGCTGCCATGGCTGCCGCCGTTCCAGCCGCTTGCCCCATGGCAAAGCAATTGGGCATCACCCGCAGCGACCCTTGAACGGGCCGGTCGGAAGAAACGGCACGTCCCGCCACAATCAGATTGGCTTTGCCGACCGGCAGCATGCAGCGGTAGGGTACTCCGTGAGACTCTCCCTTGGGCAAATGCTTGATCGCCATGGCGCTGCCCGCATGGGCCAGGTGGATATCGATGAAATAGGAATTGCGGGCAATATCGTCTTCAAACGTGCGCATGGTTAAAAAATCCTCGACAACCAAAGTATAATCTCCTACAATCCGCCTTGTTTCGCGAATTCCGACTTGGTCGCCGGTATGAACGAGATGGGCGTTCTCAAAGCCGGGAACATAACGGTGCAGAAAGGCCATCTGGCGGGCAATCAGCTGCCGGCCTTCTACGGCAGCTCGTGTAAGATCCTCCGCCTTGGTCCCGTCAACCCCGAAAATATGGCCAAAATTGAAGCCGGCCACGTAAGGAGTCACCCAGGCAATCCCGGAGATTCTCTTCCTCCCTGCCGGCAGATCGCCTCGTTCCTGGGCCTCGAC contains:
- a CDS encoding FAD-dependent oxidoreductase is translated as MTIEAKRTVTIPSQELPVSYTPDVVVVGGGPAGIAAALASSRNGARTLLVEQRGYLGGMATAALVPAFCPYTDGEKAVIRGIGLELLDRMKQEAGGDYRELNEDKIDWVPIDAEVLKRVYDEVVAESGTTLLFHTAVEQVLVEGETITGVVVNNKSGRSVIQAKLYIDATGDADLAALSGVPFHKGGVEGELQPGTMCYLVAGADRAKFQAFLEETGQSLQLEKTVVEAQERGDLPAGRKRISGIAWVTPYVAGFNFGHIFGVDGTKAEDLTRAAVEGRQLIARQMAFLHRYVPGFENAHLVHTGDQVGIRETRRIVGDYTLVVEDFLTMRTFEDDIARNSYFIDIHLAHAGSAMAIKHLPKGESHGVPYRCMLPVGKANLIVAGRAVSSDRPVQGSLRVMPNCFAMGQAAGTAAAMAASGGQGFREIEIKGLQERLTRQGAWLGVGERRQTAALAGSVIEFEEEC